From the genome of Ptychodera flava strain L36383 chromosome 20, AS_Pfla_20210202, whole genome shotgun sequence, one region includes:
- the LOC139119748 gene encoding alpha-tocopherol transfer protein-like, which yields MAERVGSESYKCTLSDVALKKAKRELNEDPATRQRKINDLQDLFKTRPDIKFRQDDAFLLKFLRDKKFDVSKAFKTLTYYYEVRRSYRDVFRDFTPSAFEHIYDPENEMICPGRDCPGKSGCHFASW from the exons ATGGCGGAACGTGTCGGCTCGGAAAGCTACAAGTGTACGCTCAGTGACGTTGCTCTCAAGAAAGCCAAGCGTGAACTCAATGAAGACCCTGCTACGAGACAACGAAAAATCAACGATTTGCaagatttgttcaaaaccaGGCCAGACATAAAGTTTCGCCAAGATGACGCTTTCTTACTGAAGTTTCTACGAGATAAAAAGTTCGACGTGAGCAAGGCTTTCAAGACGCTGACATATTACTACGAAGTAAGACGGTCGTATCGAGATGTTTTCAGGGACTTTACGCCGTCAGCATTCGAACACATCTACGAccctgaaaatgaaatgatttGTCCAGGAAGAGATTGTCCAGGGAAGAGCGGTTGTCATTTTGCGAGTTG GTAA